A genomic region of Branchiostoma lanceolatum isolate klBraLanc5 chromosome 4, klBraLanc5.hap2, whole genome shotgun sequence contains the following coding sequences:
- the LOC136432809 gene encoding uncharacterized protein has protein sequence MQTREACSCHRLSFAETINVTDIRGDGNITVSAGSGSTIIITTCSYDVPAPEEDSRALVPVVPKPVGKPQMLNTKTQKSCRKYIDNLAMLTSEGKILKCHSTIAKLMKTKADPDSQVSLRHAASLNAIYEGEFKKANRLLREVSAILPDTRNEAEHRLWWGNLKSVVKMREGNINMGIVFAKEALPLLEAVAPGCMTAWLLLNHALLLTEIAAGQDDDDDRHFLVQRAETDYCHAIEHAENDHSKQMLNSQLRLRVSPYAKIGLALLYLGCGISGDISRLAISDVPLDQIGKAKSVIAALDRDGTVCNSTKFWLMMVKTCLHYRQGSYQQAYELAQEAKVFASEHSFGGFLNYAKNTVDFRKERV, from the exons ATGCAGACCAG GGAAGCCTGCAGCTGTCACAGATTGTCTTTTGCTGAAACCATAAATGTGACTGATATTCGAGGTGATGGCAACATAACTGTCAGTGCTGGTAGTGGTAGTACTATCATCATAACCACATGTTCTTATGATGTACCAGCTCCAGAAGAGGACAGCAGGGCACTTGTTCCAGTTGTGCCCAAACCTGTCGGTAAACCCCAAATGctgaacacaaaaacacagaaatcctGTCGAAAGTACATTGACAACTTAGCCATGTTGACTTCAGAAGGAAAGATACTGAAATGTCACAGCACTATTGCCAAGCTCATGAAGACAAAGGCGGACCCGGACTCCCAAGTGTCCCTCCGCCACGCCGCAAGTCTCAATGCCATCTACGAGGGGGAGTTCAAGAAGGCAAACCGCCTCCTTCGTGAGGTTTCGGCAATCCTTCCTGACACAAGAAATGAGGCTGAACATAGACTCTGGTGGGGGAATTTGAAGTCTGTAGTAAAAATGAGGGAGGGGAATATCAACATGGGGATAGTCTTTGCAAAAGAGGCACTTCCCTTGTTAGAAGCAGTGGCACCTGGTTGTATGACAGCATGGCTGCTCCTCAACCATGCCTTACTCCTTACTGAGATCGCTGCAGGTCAGGATGACGATGACGACCGACATTTCCTTGTGCAGAGGGCTGAGACAGATTACTGTCATGCAATTGAGCATGCTGAAAACGAccattccaagcagatgctcaATTCACAGTTGAGACTACGAGTGTCTCCTTATGCCAAAATTGGTCTTGCCCTACTGTACCTTGGGTGTGGGATATCAGGGGACATCTCTAGACTGGCAATCTCAGATGTGCCTTTAGACCAAATAGGAAAGGCCAAGAGTGTAATTGCTGCACTAGACAGGGACGGAACTGTTTGTAATTCAACCAAGTTTTGGCTAATGATGGTTAAAACCTGCCTACACTATAGACAGGGTAGTTACCAACAAGCCTATGAGTTAGCCCAGGAAGCCAAAGTGTTTGCCAGTGAGCATTCGTTTGGAGGGTTCCTTAACTATGCAAAGAACACTGTGGATTTTCGCAAGGAAAGGGTTTAA